From a single Fusarium fujikuroi IMI 58289 draft genome, chromosome FFUJ_chr03 genomic region:
- a CDS encoding related to short-chain alcohol dehydrogenase has protein sequence MDSAKETAKETFHKVTHPSMDSSKNTQQPANAGLERDLEPKPQKVHLPSEGEDSVYTPSGKLAGKKALITGGDSGIGRAVAILFAMEGATVAIVYLPSEEADAQHTKAQVQKNGGKVILIASDLSLSINCKDVANLAVEELGGIDILVNNAATRQEQGDICDISEEQWASTFRVNLDSYFHLTKYVLPHLSRGGVIINSASVDSYIGVPSRLDYATSKGAVVAFTRALSNQLVKKGIRVNAVAAGPVWTPLVAAGVSEQSQQGHGLGNWTPMDRVGQPSEIATSYVFLASKESTFMSGQTLHPNGGIVVNG, from the exons ATGGACTCTGCCAAAGAGACTGCCAAAGAGACCTTCCACAAGGTCACCCATCCTAGTATGGACTCAAGCAAGAACACCCAACAGCCGGCCAACGCCGGCCTCGAGCGAGACCTGGAGCCCAAGCCGCAAAAGGTTCATCTACCATCCGAAGGCGAAGACAGTGTATACACGCCGTCGGGTAAGCTCGCGGGAAAGAAGGCTCTTATCACCGGAGGAGACTCTGGTATCGGCCGTGCCGTAGCCATCCTGTTCGCTATGGAGGGCGCCACCGTGGCCATTGTCTACCTCCCGTCCGAGGAAGCGGACGCACAGCACACCAAGGCCCAGGTACAGAAGAACGGCGGGAAGgtcatcctcatcgccagTGACCTGTCCCTGTCGATTAATTGCAAGGATGTCGCAAATCTGGCTGTAGAAGAGCTCGGCGGGATCGATATCTTGGTTAATAACGCTGCTACTAGGCAGGAGCAAGGAGATATTTGTGACATTTCCGA GGAACAGTGGGCGTCCACTTTCCGCGTCAATTTGGACTCGTACTTCCATCTTACCAAGTACGTGCTGCCACATTTGTCTAGGGGCGGCGTGATCATCAATAGTGCGTCCGTGGACTCCTATATCGGCGTCCCCAGCCGACTCGACTATGCGACGAGCAAGGGCGCCGTGGTTGCCTTCACTCGTGCACTCTCCAACCAGCTGGTTAAGAAAGGTATTCGCGTTAACGCAGTTGCTGCTGGGCCGGTGTGGACGCCACTTGTGGCCGCAGGCGTGAGCGAGCAGAGTCAACAGGGTCACGGGTTGGGGAATTGGACACCGATGGATAGAGTGGGACAGCCGAGTGAAATTGCGACAAGTTATGTATTCCTCGCATCTAAGGAGAGTACATTTATGAGTGGGCAGACCCTGCATCCCAATGGGGGCATTGTTGTCAATGgttaa
- a CDS encoding related to transposase has translation MAEAILDITDNGFSPPQAAHRRGVPRCTLIDRLNGPGAVKEQIHPHRRLSNSQEDRLALWILRQVSLGYASSHSQIRACVMGLLRQQGERPNLGRNWVNKFINRRADIKTKIGRRQEAKRFDSFTPKAVHWYFDIREGQYGWIKPENTINVDEGGYYDWFRQAFTSVTCLDSLVVGSPDPKRKAFLKGPQTRNWTSFIEAITADGRTLAPGITSKGKQLQKQWFLDEFKQIADWYYITSPNGWTDDHIGIEWLERVYLPQTTSADDSDARLIILDGHGSHATDEWMATCFLNNVYCCNLPAHCSHGLQSLDNGVFNASKAAYRRELEKFASLTDSAPMDKVNFIRAYAKARRAGMTKKNILSGWRVTGNWPISRAKALRHPEIQQDRPNGSPRVTPEPRPYLGSDDTPQTSRQIRDLGLNKTPKTRRQHNVIAKGFEAHQ, from the exons ATGGCAGAGGCTATATTGGATATTACTGATAATGGCTTTTCGCCCCCTCAAGCCGCTCATAGACGGGGAGTGCCTCGGTGCACTCTAATAGACAGACTTAACGGCCCCGGGGCCGTGAAAGAGCAGATCCACCCTCATCGACGCTTGTCAAACAGCCAAGAGGATAGGCTGGCTCTCTGGATTCTCCGTCAGGTGTCCTTGGGATATGCTTCGTCCCACAGTCAGATCCGCGCCTGTGTCATGGGCTTGTTGAGGCAGCAGGGCGAACGTCCCAACTTGGGACGCAACTGGGTGAACAAGTTTATCAATCGTCGCGCAGACATAAAGACCAAGATAGGGAGAcgtcaagaagccaaaaggTTCGACTCTTTCACACCTAAAGCGGTTCATTGGTACTTTGATATCAGGGAGGGCCAATATGGTTGGATCAAGCctgaaaacaccatcaacgtTGATGAGGGGGGGTACTATGACTGGTTTCGGCAAGCATTCACCTCTGTTACCT GTCTAGATAGCCTGGTCGTTGGAAGCCCGGACCCGAAGCGCAAGGCGTTCCTCAAGGGACCACAAACTCGGAATTGGACTTCATTCATCGAAGCTATCACTGCTGACGGCCGCACTTTGGCTCCTGGCATAACATCCAAGGGGAAGCAACTCCAGAAACAGTGGTTTCTTGATGAGTTCAAGCAGATAGCAGACTGGTATTATATAACATCGCCTAACGGGTGGACTGATGACCATATTGGCATTGAATGGCTGGAGAGAGTCTATCTGCCCCAGACCACGTCTGCTGACGACTCAGACGCGAGACTGATCATTTTAGATGGCCATGGAAGCCATGCAACA GATGAATGGATGGCCACGTGCTTTTTGAACAACGTTTATTGCTGCAATCTACCAGCACACTGCTCTCATGGACTCCAGTCACTGGATAATGGAGTATTTAATGCGTCGAAGGCTGCATATCGACGAGAGTTGGAAAAGTTCGCTTCGTTGACTGATTCCGCTCCAATGGACAAGGTAAATTTCATCAGGGCCTACGCCAAGGCTCGCCGAGCTGGAATGACTAAGAAGAACATACTGTCTGGCTGGAGGGTCACTGGAAACTGGCCCATTTCACGTGCTAAAGCATTACGGCACCCTGAAATCCAACAAGATAGGCCAAACGGCAGCCCAAGAGTGACTCCTGAACCCAGGCCGTATCTTGGCTCGGACGATACACCACAAACGAGCCGTCAAATTCGTGATCTTGGGTTGaacaaaacaccaaagacgCGGAGACAGCATAACGTGATAGCCAAGGGCTTTGAAGCTCACCAGTAG
- a CDS encoding related to mitochondrial cytosolically directed NADH dehydrogenase, with product MASSRLLRSFWQSLARPRSRFLICRDVAVASSTSLSTAARPANTPQHNQGTTDNSEIKATYTEGRKKRERVVVLGSGWAGYALVRNLDPAKYERIIISPRSYFVFTPLLASTSVGTLEFRSILEPVRRLQPDRFHQGWADDVDFTNRTIRVETNPDADEINSRTLPPATQSSPHNDGRDSGSSAVSVIQTPSSGSVKETLTKRKGEMITVPYDKLIFAVGAYSQTFGIPGAREHANFLRDVGDARSIRLRILQCFERAELPSTTDEQRRKLLHFAVVGGGPTGIEFAAELHDLIHDDLARIYPDLMPFVGITVYDIAPKILPMFDKKLSSYTIDTFRRQGIHIKTQHHLQSICPDEDGKGGLKIKIQEYDDEVGAGIVVWSTGLMQNPLVARLVEYRLVEQDIRAPVTPEEQQLCKQQTWHIVKAEKSGGLVVDDHLRVRVSTGSAQAIDSKSGHSAPNDILPEVYAIGDCAVMEREALPATAQVASQQAKYLAKALNKYGSCEAVGNKSKPFLFLNLGTIAYIGSWRAIAQSSSEGLTGRLAWVLWRGAYITRSMSIRNKIMVLVHWIMTWLFGRDISRF from the coding sequence ATGGCGTCTTCGAGGTTGCTCAGGAGCTTCTGGCAGAGCTTGGCCCGCCCTCGTTCTCGATTTCTCATTTGCCGAGACGTTGCTGTTGCCTCTTCTACCTCTCTATCAACGGCCGCTAGGCCCGCAAATACCCCACAGCACAATCAAGGAACGACCGACAACTCCGAAATTAAGGCAACATACACAGAAGGGCGCAAAAAGCGTGAGAGGGTCGTCGTCCTGGGGTCCGGCTGGGCTGGCTACGCGCTGGTCCGCAATCTTGACCCCGCCAAGTACGagcgcatcatcatctcgccGCGCTCCTACTTTGTTTTCACTCCGCTATTGGCATCCACTTCAGTCGGCACTCTCGAATTTCGCTCCATCCTCGAGCCCGTTCGCCGCCTGCAGCCGGATCGCTTCCACCAAGGCTGGGCCGATGATGTCGACTTTACCAACAGGACCATCCGTGTCGAGACGAACCCGGATGCTGACGAGATCAACTCTCGCACACTCCCACCCGCCACTCAATCATCGCCGCACAATGATGGCAGAGACAGTGGCTCCTCAGCCGTGTCCGTTATTCAAACCCCTTCCTCCGGCTCCGTCAAGGAGACTCTCACCAAGCGTAAGGGTGAGATGATCACGGTCCCCTATGACAAACTCATCTTCGCTGTCGGGGCCTACTCCCAGACCTTTGGCATTCCCGGCGCTCGTGAGCATGCAAACTTCCTCCGCGACGTCGGCGACGCCCGCTCCATCCGCCTTCGCATCCTACAGTGCTTCGAGCGTGCGGAGCTCCCTTCCACGACCGACGAGCAGCGCCGCAAGCTGCTCCATTTTGCCGTCGTTGGCGGCGGTCCCACGGGCATAGAGTTTGCCGCTGAGCTTCACGACCTCATCCACGATGACCTCGCTCGCATCTACCCTGACCTCATGCCATTTGTTGGCATCACCGTCTACGACATTGCACCCAAGATTCTGCCCATGTTCGACAAAAAGCTATCCTCCTACACCATCGACACCTTCCGCCGCCAGGGCATCCATATAAAGACTCAGCATCACCTCCAGAGTATATGTCcggatgaggatggcaagggtggcctcaagatcaagatccaaGAGTACGACGATGAGGTTGGCGCCGGGATTGTTGTTTGGAGTACGGGTCTGATGCAGAATCCCCTAGTTGCCAGGCTTGTCGAATACAGGCTTGTCGAACAGGATATCCGCGCCCCCGTCACTCCAGAGGAACAGCAGCTGTGTAAGCAGCAGACCTGGCACATTgtcaaggccgagaagagcgGCGGTCTTGTCGTCGATGATCACCTCCGTGTCCGCGTCTCCACTGGGTCTGCCCAAGCCATCGACTCCAAAAGCGGCCACAGTGCCCCCAACGACATCCTCCCCGAAGTCTACGCCATAGGCGACTGCGCCGTCATGGAGCGCGAGGCGCTCCCCGCCACCGCACAGGTCGCCTCACAGCAGGCCAAATACCTGGCTAAGGCCCTGAATAAGTATGGCTCCTGCGAAGCCGTGGGTAACAAATCAAAGCCCTTCCTTTTCCTCAATCTCGGCACAATCGCCTACATTGGCAGCTGGCGTGCCATAGCCCAAAGTTCGTCCGAAGGCCTGACGGGTAGGCTCGCCTGGGTCCTATGGAGGGGCGCTTATATTACCCGAAGCATGAGCATAAGAAATAAGATCATGGTTCTGGTTCACTGGATTATGACTTGGCTTTTTGGCCGCGATATTTCGAGATTCTGA